One window from the genome of Choloepus didactylus isolate mChoDid1 chromosome 2, mChoDid1.pri, whole genome shotgun sequence encodes:
- the UBXN10 gene encoding UBX domain-containing protein 10, protein MATEAPVNIVPPECSSVVGTAADSFVWQPNLLNMHVIRPKSAKGRTRPSLQKSQSTEGCPHHMSHSPPPAIPCESPSSQKPGACTPKSPNQRAPEEIPELLQQVPIVASSSLNKYPVLPSINRKNLEEEGAVETVAKKASSLQLSSIKTLYQEETCSMKTSEEDSRGQACSLDGKFIIRTKTQGSSRVENLEEPSDREPRLLLAIRSPLGQRFVRHFRPTDDLQTIVAVAEQKNKTTYHHCSIETMEVPRRSFSDLTKSLQECRIPHKSVLGILQEDGSSGPDCTATQLGSGVLGL, encoded by the coding sequence ATGGCCACAGAAGCCCCTGTGAACATAGTACCACCCGAATGCAGCAGTGTTGTTGGCACAGCAGCTGACTCCTTCGTTTGGCAGCCAAACCTACTAAACATGCATGTCATAAGGCCCAAGTCTGCCAAGGGGCGTACTCGGCCAAGTCTGCAGAAATCTCAGAGCACAGAGGGGTGCCCTCACCACATGTCACATTCTCCGCCTCCAGCCATTCCCTGTGAGTCAccaagcagccagaagccaggggCCTGCACACCCAAATCTCCAAATCAGCGAGCTCCTGAGGAGATCCCTGAGCTGCTGCAGCAGGTGCCCATTGTGGCTTCCTCTTCTCTCAATAAGTATCCAGTCCTACCTTCCATCAACAGAAAGAACCTGGAGGAAGAGGGTGCTGTGGAAACAGTAGCCAAAAAGGCCAGCTCACTCCAACTGAGCAGTATCAAGACCCTTTACCAAGAGGAAACCTGCAGCATGAAGACAAGTGAGGAAGATTCCAGAGGTCAAGCTTGTTCCCTGGATGGGAAATTCATCATCCGAACCAAGACACAGGGCTCCTCCAGGGTAGAAAACTTGGAGGAACCATCAGACCGAGAGCCACGGCTGCTGCTTGCCATCAGATCACCATTAGGCCAAAGGTTTGTACGCCATTTCCGGCCAACTGATGACTTACAAACCATCGTTGCCGTGGCTGAGCAGAAGAACAAGACCACCTACCACCACTGCAGCATTGAAACAATGGAGGTGCCCCGGAGAAGTTTTTCTGACCTCACCAAATCTTTGCAAGAGTGCAGAATCCCGCACAAGTCGGTGCTGGGCATCTTACAGGAAGATGGGAGCAGTGGCCCTGATTGCACAGCCACCCAGCTGGGATCTGGGGTCCTGGGTCTCTGA